The DNA region TCATAAGTTGAAGAGACCCTTCAGTTCTCTTCTTGCTTTTACCAAAAAGACCAAAGAATCACCAGAAGCAAGGCGATTCAGTCAATCACTCCGCTTCTTCCCCTCATCAATTCCAGCAGTGGccccagcaccaccagcctTCTGATCACGAACACCGTTACCATGTTCATCAAgtccatcctcctcgtcccaACGATCAACCGCATTTTCATCCCAATTATCCACCTCCTGCTCCAACGACATAACCCCATTCTCCTGCGGCCCCAATCCACTCTCCTCATCACGCCCATGGCCCATACCACTCAACTCCACATCATCCCCAGCAACCTCATCATCCGCCAGCGCCCCATACCTCGCCTTCCGCCTTCTCTCCAGCATTCGCCGATGATACCATCCGCACAGACCAACCGCACCAAGACTACCCACGAGATTCGCAAGAAGATCGAGCGGGTCGAACGGTCGGTCGTTGGGGAGGAGGCCCTGTAGGACCTCGGAGCCGACGCCGAGGGCCAGTGTGCAGACGAGGAGGGTCAGGTGCAGGGCACGGCGGCGCGAGGTGTCGAAGATCCAGTAGAAGATtagggagaggaggaagaaagttATCAGATGCAAGAATTTGTCGTTTGGTTGCAGGTTCGGGGGGATGGGTGAAGAGGTGTTGTGGGGAAGGAGGCCGGCGTAGGCTGCGActaggacgaggaggatgaaggcGCCTGTATTTACTTTAGTTCTTGTTTCTGATGGGGTATGATATCTGGCTTACCCGCGAAGGAGTAGCGGATCCGCATTGTGGAATTGTGAGTGCGCGATGCGATAGGTTGTTATTTGGAAGTTGGAGAAGGCTGGTCAAGACAGCCGACGATGGTGACGATAATGATGCTCTCGGGTCATGTGCTAGTAGGAAATGATTGATTGGGGCAGATGCAGAGGTTGCAGAAAGCGTTCTATATTCTGTAGATTTATATCCTAATATCTTCATTCTGTTATATTTAACTATATTCTACTGTTCATAAGCTGACTGCTACCTCGTCTCGACGGATGCGAACTGCGCGGTTGGTCTGAAACTGCGGCGGCCTTCCGCCTTCACGACTTCACTTCATCCGCGCAGAGAACCTCCTACAGCAGCGCCCATCTTCTCCATCCCCCTTTCCCACCGATGCCATCATTTTTAGGCCGGGAATTATCTGCATCCGAAACCCCACGATCTGAGCTTTCTCTCTATGTCAATCTTCACTCCTAAAACCCTCCTGTTGCGCCCTCTGCGAACTTGATTCTGACCGTGGAGATTCGAGCCCCCTCGCCCGCCCCAGAATCGGGGTTTTGGAGCGAGCATGTCGCTCGGCCACAACCACCATGCCTGGCTCCCGCCAGGAATCCCACGTCCTCCCGATGATTCTCAAGACTCAAAGCTTACCAATGGCCATCCGAAATCTATTTCCGGTTCGCGAACGCCTCTCGTGCGCGGTTCCTTTGCGGCCGACGGGTCTCACGCGGGTAATTCGATATCGGAGACGGATATCGCCGTCGAGGAGGACCCGCGCATCGCCATTTTCAGAGATCTATATAAACGCAGCGAGGCGAAAATAGGCTCGCTGTTTGCGAGGGATCGGAGTGCTGAGGAAGATGCGGGCGATGCTGCGCTGCCTGTCGCGGATGCTGGCGATTCCGAGACCAAGACCTTACGCGCTGACGAACCGGCcgcgcctccgccgccgcccccGAAGAAGCCTGCGAGAAAgttggacgatgatgactACGATGACtacgacgaggatgaagaagcgGAGGAGCCTCCTGCTGCTGAGTCCGCTCAATCGCCGGTGAAGCATAGGTCGTCTCTTGCTGCTCCCTCATCCCAGGATCTTGGTGGTACCCCGTCGCCGGGCCATCTTCCTAGTGTCGCGACGTCTACTGGTACCGATGGCTCGAAGGAGATGAAAAAGGAGACGCTTGAGGAAATCCGGAAGAAGTTGGAGGAGGACAAAAGGGCCACCGAGGAGGCTGCTAAGCGGAGCTTTCATACCCTTTTCTACACGCTGGAAAACGATCGCGATGCGATGCTGGATCAACAGCGACTGGAGGAATCGGAGCGTCAAGTCGAGGCGGAGATGTCTGGGCAAGCCAATACTGGCAATGACAACGCGAACTCGACCCAGAGTGGTTACGGTTCGCTAAGTAGCGCCAACCTGGGTGCTTCCAGCTTGACCCTGAAGAACTTGATCGCCCGAATCGACATGAAGCGCACAATGGTTCAAGCATCGGACGCGGAACTCCGCAGCTTGATGAGCGAGGTTCGCAAGAACCGGAGCAAATGGGCCAGTGAAGATAAGGTCGGTCAGGAGGAGCTCTACGAAGCAGCGGAAAAGGTTCTCAGTGAACTAAAAGCTATGACTGAGCATTCTACTGCGTTCTTGACCCGTGTCAATAAGCGCGATGCGCCTGACTACTACAACAGTAAGCGAACTCCCCTTGTTCTCTTTACCTAAACCTGCGGTCATGCTAACACCGGCGCAATAGTCATCAAACAACCAATGGATCTGGGAACGATGACCAAGAAGCTGAAGGCGCTGCAATACAAGTCTAAGCAAGAATTCGTGGACGATCTGAACCTGATTTGGGCCAATTGCTTCAAATACAACACGAACCCCGAACACTTCCTACGCAAGCATGCCATGTACATGAAAAAAGAGACGGAGAAGGTCGTTCCTCTTATCCCTGATATCGTCATTAGGGACCGTGCAGAGGTCGAAGCTGAGGAACGCAGACTTCAAATGGCGGACCTCGACGGCGCGGAAGAAAGTGACGATGAACCTATCATGTCCTCCAGGGGCAGAAAAGCTCCCGGCAAGTCGGCTGCTAAGAAGGGAGCTGCTCCTGCTAGGAATACTCCCAGTGGTTCTGAGCCCCCTGGTGCCATATCCTCACAGCCGCCGCCGCTTGTACGTGCGGACTCTCACGTCGACACGGAAGGTACGCAAAATGGATTTGGAACACCGCCACCAAGTACTCAGACGCCAGACCCAGCTGGCCTCGGGGCTGGCATGCCCGCAAGTCAAGACGATTCCATGGAGATCGACGGCATGGTGACCTCCAACGCAGCATTAAGTGCCTTCTCCGCACCGGGCGTGGACATGGAAGATCCAGAGTACAAGGTCTGGAAGCAAGTTACGAAAAAGGATCGAGCTATTATCGCGGCAGAACGCCACCGTCTTTTTAAGGGCGACAAACTCAATTCCGACGAACCGGCCTTGCTTAGAACTAAAGCTGGCATGAGAAGATGGTTGCGCAACCAGACGCAAAGCCATCCTGATGGCGACAAGACGCGCGAGTCTTCTTCACAAGGGA from Aspergillus chevalieri M1 DNA, chromosome 2, nearly complete sequence includes:
- a CDS encoding VanZ family protein (COG:S;~EggNog:ENOG410PNRV;~SECRETED:SignalP(1-21);~TransMembrane:3 (n6-17c21/22o41-59i66-88o100-117i)), with the protein product MRIRYSFAGAFILLVLVAAYAGLLPHNTSSPIPPNLQPNDKFLHLITFFLLSLIFYWIFDTSRRRALHLTLLVCTLALGVGSEVLQGLLPNDRPFDPLDLLANLVGSLGAVGLCGWYHRRMLERRRKARYGALADDEVAGDDVELSGMGHGRDEESGLGPQENGVMSLEQEVDNWDENAVDRWDEEDGLDEHGNGVRDQKAGGAGATAGIDEGKKRSD
- the SPT7 gene encoding SAGA histone acetyltransferase complex subunit SPT7 (BUSCO:EOG09261476;~COG:K;~EggNog:ENOG410PG6A;~InterPro:IPR037782,IPR036427,IPR009072,IPR018359, IPR006565,IPR001487;~PFAM:PF00439,PF07524;~go_component: GO:0000124 - SAGA complex [Evidence IEA];~go_component: GO:0046695 - SLIK (SAGA-like) complex [Evidence IEA];~go_function: GO:0005515 - protein binding [Evidence IEA];~go_function: GO:0046982 - protein heterodimerization activity [Evidence IEA]); translation: MSLGHNHHAWLPPGIPRPPDDSQDSKLTNGHPKSISGSRTPLVRGSFAADGSHAGNSISETDIAVEEDPRIAIFRDLYKRSEAKIGSLFARDRSAEEDAGDAALPVADAGDSETKTLRADEPAAPPPPPPKKPARKLDDDDYDDYDEDEEAEEPPAAESAQSPVKHRSSLAAPSSQDLGGTPSPGHLPSVATSTGTDGSKEMKKETLEEIRKKLEEDKRATEEAAKRSFHTLFYTLENDRDAMLDQQRLEESERQVEAEMSGQANTGNDNANSTQSGYGSLSSANLGASSLTLKNLIARIDMKRTMVQASDAELRSLMSEVRKNRSKWASEDKVGQEELYEAAEKVLSELKAMTEHSTAFLTRVNKRDAPDYYNIIKQPMDLGTMTKKLKALQYKSKQEFVDDLNLIWANCFKYNTNPEHFLRKHAMYMKKETEKVVPLIPDIVIRDRAEVEAEERRLQMADLDGAEESDDEPIMSSRGRKAPGKSAAKKGAAPARNTPSGSEPPGAISSQPPPLVRADSHVDTEGTQNGFGTPPPSTQTPDPAGLGAGMPASQDDSMEIDGMVTSNAALSAFSAPGVDMEDPEYKVWKQVTKKDRAIIAAERHRLFKGDKLNSDEPALLRTKAGMRRWLRNQTQSHPDGDKTRESSSQGMESDAAGKTLAEGIEVEEDKVIPDYYDIMSGIPDLPDQILWREDSDGNIVDASEEFLRILPKGTFTQPESKLTHKFDANMRQMQETRKICSKIGIVKQMQLQSQMYQNQFQKYNPEPFSEQDIPSHVMNDQGPVTSPWVCKSALQRSVAKLFYHAGFEEYQPSALDAVTDVASDFFQKIGETLKSYMEVPKVPASDSPESTTQNSQWKRPYTEPEIVLHTLSSVGIDIESLESYIKDDVERLGTKLATVHDRMKSLLSELLRPALADGGEDGSRAFADGSDQFASGDFAEDIDEDFFGFKELGLDKEFGLATLSVPFHLLQNRISSVQSQNTSSTQVINIFPSPPQYPRITTESLSSQIGLVQEFFKSKLEARNNEPLVEDLELPPKQRPTATRPRLPASGKIAPPSHIGGPASSPSKRPAPPGASSGSKSGISEPNKKKVKKNSGAGTGIPEDENSGGIDDAKLDSNAKTNDANGEEDAAASSFGDFGGAKNGVDNSVMSDGAGELDEQVNKTGDGVAPLTNGTAGDAS